In Musa acuminata AAA Group cultivar baxijiao chromosome BXJ3-9, Cavendish_Baxijiao_AAA, whole genome shotgun sequence, a single genomic region encodes these proteins:
- the LOC135649017 gene encoding monothiol glutaredoxin-S9-like, with translation MQDAIPYGSARPSFAPPASNGARAFVADRPPPARDGSSASPTPSPSSSSSSSSSSSWGSEGGGMRRMVAENPVVVVGRRGCCMCHVARRLLLGLGVNPTVCEFGDEAAGEAVSLVEEAAVFEAGGGDVRRLAILPVVFVGGRLLGGLDRLVAVHITGELVPILKEAGALWL, from the coding sequence ATGCAGGACGCGATCCCGTACGGATCGGCGCGGCCGTCGTTCGCCCCGCCGGCGAGCAACGGGGCCCGCGCGTTCGTAGCCGACCGACCCCCGCCGGCGAGGGACGGCTCATCCGCGTCGCCCACgccttctccctcctcctcctcctcctcctcgtcgtcatCTTCCTGGGGTAGCGAGGGAGGGGGGATGCGGCGGATGGTGGCGGAGAACCCGGTGGTGGTCGTGGGGCGGAGGGGATGTTGCATGTGCCACGTGGCGAGGCGGCTGCTGCTGGGGCTGGGGGTCAACCCCACGGTGTGCGAGTTCGGCGACGAGGCCGCCGGGGAGGCGGTGTCGCTGGTGGAGGAGGCGGCGGTGTTCGAGGCCGGCGGCGGGGATGTGCGGCGGCTGGCGATTCTCCCGGTGGTGTTCGTAGGGGGGAGGCTGCTGGGGGGGCTCGATCGCCTGGTCGCCGTCCACATCACCGGCGAACTCGTGCCCATCTTAAAGGAAGCCGGCGCTCTCTGGCTCtga
- the LOC135649719 gene encoding uncharacterized protein LOC135649719 isoform X1, which produces MMQLLGFRGGSAASSSSSSSKEEPSPTSDPRNPSPSLAAAASGLGRPIRLVYCDEKGKFRMDPEAVAALQLVKGPIGVISVCGRARQGKSFILNQLLGRNSGFQVASTHRPCTKGLWMWSAPLKRTALDGTEYNLLLLDSEGIDAYDQTGTYSTKIFSLAVLLSSLFVYNQMGGIDEAALDRLSLVTEMTKHIRVRASGGKTSASELGQFSPVFVWLLRDFYLELAEDNRKITAREYLEIALRSMQGGGRDLLAKNEIRESIRALFPDRECFTLVRPLNNENDLQRLDQIPLDRLRSEFRSGLDALVKYIFERTRPKQVGATVMTGPILAGITQSYLDAINNGAVPTISSSWQSVEEAECRKAYDAAAEIYKSSFDRSKPAEETVLREAHQDAVEKALNAFNSCAVGSGLARQNYEKLLLNFFRKTFEEYKRTAFLEADLQCSKVIQSMETKLRAACHAPDAKLSDVIQLLDRLLVNFESSAHGPGKWKKLATFLQQSLEGSISDVFRKQLNHVESERNSLKSKCRLSEDKLALFMKQLEANEKHRSEYLKRYEDAISDKEKISKDYSGRIADLQSKYSKLEECCLSLSNALELAKHESSNWKNKYNESMADQKAEKDKFKAQIAVLEARIGAAEGRLAAVREQVASSQEEASEWKRKYDVAVGDAKTALERAAVAQERTNKKVQAREDTLRTEFAEQLATKDKEIINLTAKVDQSENQANSLLLRLEAAELELKRRESESSVLKDEIQGLLENLDSVKTMAQTYERQVKILEQENNHLQEKYLSESKKFDEADRRCKDAERDAKKATELADTARAEVVAAQKEKNEAQRLAMERLAFIEKAERQVESLERERNKLIDETEALRRSEIDAIAKVASLEHRVEEREKEIEEMLSENNEQRSNTVQVLESLLATERAARAEANKRAEALSLQLQLTQGKLDSLQQELTSIRLNESALDTKMKSARGKRPRVDDNIGTESVHDMDTGEEVAKGRKRSKSTTSPFNYSQMEDGGSVFRGEQDNNQSQANQESETEDYRRFTVVKLKQELTKYGFGAQLLELRNPNKKDIIALYEKHVLGK; this is translated from the exons ATGATGCAGTTGCTCGGTTTCCGCGGGGGATCGGCGGCCTCCTCCTCTTCGTCGTCGTCGAAGGAGGAGCCATCGCCAACATCCGACCCTCGGAACCCTAGCCCGAGTCTCGCGGCCGCTGCCTCCGGGCTCGGTCGGCCCATCCGCCTCGTATACTGCGATGAAAAGGGCAAGTTCCGGATGGACCCGGAGGCCGTCGCCGCCCTCCAGCTCGTCAAGGGCCCCATTGGCGTCATCTCCGTCTGCGGTCGAGCCCGTCAGGGCAAGAGCTTCATCCTCAATCAG CTTCTAGGGAGAAACAGCGGATTTCAAGTTGCTTCCACCCATCGACCTTGCACTAAAGGGCTTTGGATGTGGAGCGCACCATTAAAGCGTACTGCTCTTGATGGAACTGAATACAATCTTTTGCTACTGGACAGTGAAGGAATTGATGCCTATGATCAAACG GGAACATATAGTACAAAGATATTCTCTCTCGCTGTTCTATTGTCAAGCTTGTTTGTCTATAACCAG ATGGGTGGTATTGATGAAGCTGCACTTGACCGTCTATCACTTGTCACTGAAATGACTAAACATATACGAGTCAGAGCCTCTGGTGGAAAGACCTCAGCATCTGAGCTTGGACAATTTTCTCCAGTATTTGTGTGGTTATTGAGG GACTTCTATTTAGAATTAGCAGAGGATAACAGAAAGATCACTGCACGCGAGTATCTAGAAATAGCCTTGAGATCTATGCAAGGTGGAGGTAGAGATTTGTTAGCTAAGAATGAG ATTCGAGAGTCGATTCGTGCTTTATTCCCTGATAGAGAATGTTTTACTCTTGTGCGGCCACTGAACAATGAAAATGATCTCCAACGTCTTGATCAAATCCCT TTGGATAGATTAAGATCAGAATTTAGATCAGGCTTAGATGCATTAGTGAAATACATTTTCGAGCGGACCAGACCAAAACAAGTAGGTGCAACTGTAATGACAGGCCCCATTCTTGCTGGTATCACACAGTCATACTTGGATGCTATCAACAATGGTGCCGTGCCTACTATATCTTCTTCTTGGCAG AGTGTTGAAGAAGCGGAATGTCGTAAAGCTTATGATGCTGCTGCTGAGATCTATAAGTCCTCCTTTGATCGCTCAAAACCAGCAGAGGAG ACTGTCTTAAGAGAAGCACATCAAGATGCTGTTGAAAAAGCTCTCAATGCATTCAATTCTTGTGCCGTGGGGAGTGGATTAGCACGTCAGAATTATGAGAAACTTTTGCTCAATTTTTTCAGAAAGACTTTTGAG GAGTACAAAAGGACTGCTTTCTTAGAAGCGGATTTGCAATGCTCTAAAGTAATCCAAAGCATGGAAACAAAGTTACGAGCAGCTTGCCATGCTCCTGATGCCAAACTCAGTGATGTGATTCAG CTCTTGGACCGTTTGCTAGTTAACTTTGAGAGTTCTGCCCATGGTCCGGGAAAATGGAAAAAGTTGGCCACATTTCTGCAACAGAG TTTGGAGGGATCAATTTCAGACGTCTTCAGAAAGCAATTGAATCATGTTGAATCAGAAAGGAATTCTCTGAAGTCTAAATGCAGATTAAGTGAGGATAAATTGGCTTTGTTTATGAAGCAACTTGAGGCTAATGAAAAGCACAGATCTGAATATTTGAAACGCTATGAGGATGCTATCAGTGACAAGGAAAAGATCTCGAAAGATTACTCTGGTCGCATTGCTGATTTGCAGAGCAAATATAGCAAGTTAGAGGAATGCTGCTTGAGTTTATCAAATGCTTTGGAACTTGCTAAACATGAATCCTCTAATTGGAAAAATAAGTACAACgagagcatggcggatcaaaaggctGAGAAAGACAAGTTCAAAGCTCAAATTGCAGTTCTGGAAGCCAGGATAGGTGCTGCTGAAGGTAGGTTAGCTGCTGTTCGTGAACAGGTAGCATCCTCCCAGGAAGAAGCATCGGAGTGGAAGCGGAAATATGATGTAGCAGTTGGAGATGCTAAAACTGCTTTGGAGAGGGCAGCAGTAGCACAGGAACGCACTAATAAGAAGGTACAAGCCAGGGAAGATACTCTAAGAACTGAATTTGCTGAGCAACTAGCAACTAAG GACAAAGAAATTATAAACTTGACTGCAAAGGTTGACCAGTCTGAGAATCAAGCAAATAGTTTGCTTCTAAGATTGGAG GCTGCTGAGTTGGAACTGAAACGCCGGGAGTCTGAGTCTTCAGTTTTGAAAGATGAAATCCAAGGTTTACTAGAAAACTTGGATTCTGTTAAAACCATGGCCCAGACATATGAGAGACAAGTCAAAATTCTAGAACAAGAAAATAATCATCTCCAGGAGAAGTATCTTTCTGAAAGCAAGAAATTCGATGAAGCAGATAGGAGGTGCAAGGACGCAGAAAGGGATGCAAAGAAAGCAACTGAGTTGGCTGACACTGCTCGTGCAGAAGTAGTGGCAGCTCAGAAGGAGAAGAATGAAGCCCAAAGGTTGGCAATGGAAAGATTGGCATTTATTGAAAAAGCTGAGAGACAGGTTGAGAGCTTGGAAAGAGAGAGGAATAAGTTGATTGATGAAACTGAGGCGCTTCGTCGATCAGAAATCGATGCGATTGCGAAGGTTGCGTCACTTGAGCACAGAGTGGAAGAGCGAGAAAAGGAAATAGAGGAGATGTTGAGTGAGAACAACGAGCAGAGGTCCAACACAGTCCAAGTTTTGGAAAGTCTTCTGGCAACTGAACGAGCAGCTCGCGCAGAGGCCAATAAGAGGGCAGAGGCCTTGTCCCTGCAGCTACAACTAACTCAAGGCAAACTAGATTCTCTCCAACAGGAGCTTACGTCTATTCGGCTCAACGAAAGTGCACTTGATACCAAGATGAAGAGTGCTCGTGGGAAACGTCCGAGGGTGGATGACAACATAGGCACTGAGTCAGTCCATGATATGGACACTGGTGAAGAAGTTGCCAAGGGTAGAAAGCGATCCAAGAGTACCACAAGCCCGTTCAACTATTCTCAGATGGAAGATGGTGGTTCAGTTTTTAGAGGGGAACAAGATAATAATCAGAGTCAGGCAAATCAAGAATCTGAGACAGAAGATTACAGAAGGTTTACGGTTGTGAAGCTTAAACAAGAGCTTACAAAGTATGGATTCGGTGCACAATTGTTGGAGCTGAGGAATCCCAACAAAAAGGATATTATTGCATTGTACGAGAAGCATGTCCTTGGTAAGTAG
- the LOC103997111 gene encoding pentatricopeptide repeat-containing protein At5g46100 yields MARGQASAIRWTKEITNAQVLRLIRAESDVRKALLVFDSATAEYPSGFRHDAATFAHMSARLAAAGLLPTAFSVLARVPAELGHPPPEPVFAALIRAHGRARRPLDALRLFHDAPRLLLLRPSNRSYTALLAVLVAHNRLDLASRLFAGMRAAGVPPSVASYNVLLKAHCTDAGSGADVDAALRVFRRLPDRGCPPDSCSYNTVIDGLCKHGRIGEAKQLLEEMSDKDCSPTVVTYTTLIHGMCRSGSLDEAIEMFDEMTKRGIKPNVFTYSSLVDGLCKGGRSLKAVTLLDRMVSERCQPNAITYSALINGLCKEGRLGEALEILDRMRLQGKKPDVGLFGKLIDGLCESGRAQEAANYLDEMVLSGITPNRVTWNLHVRINNTVVVGLCAVGDSSRALRVHQSMKSRGISTEPDTFHHLVDCYSKKGDVHKAARVVSEMLLEGCVPTRETWAVVIGGYWERRNVREAAEVFLDGLVVGVAH; encoded by the coding sequence ATGGCGCGCGGCCAAGCATCGGCCATCCGGTGGACCAAAGAGATCACCAACGCGCAGGTCCTCCGGCTGATCCGTGCCGAGTCCGATGTCCGCAAGGCCCTCCTCGTCTTCGACTCCGCCACCGCCGAATACCCCTCCGGCTTCCGCCACGACGCCGCCACCTTCGCCCACATGTCCGCCCGCCTCGCCGCCGCCGGCCTCCTCCCCACCGCCTTCTCGGTCCTCGCCCGCGTCCCCGCCGAGCTGGGCCACCCGCCCCCGGAGCCCGTCTTCGCTGCCCTCATACGCGCCCACGGCCGCGCCCGCCGCCCCCTCGACGCCCTCCGCCTCTTCCACGACGCcccccgcctcctcctcctccggcccTCCAACCGCTCCTACACCGCTCTCCTCGCCGTCCTCGTAGCCCACAACCGCCTAGACCTCGCTAGCCGCCTCTTCGCCGGCATGAGGGCAGCCGGCGTCCCGCCCTCCGTCGCCTCCTACAACGTCCTCCTCAAGGCCCATTGCACCGACGCCGGCAGCGGCGCAGACGTGGACGCGGCCCTCCGAGTGTTCCGCAGGCTGCCCGATCGCGGGTGTCCGCCCGATTCTTGCAGTTACAACACTGTGATCGACGGGCTCTGCAAGCATGGCAGGATCGGCGAAGCCAAGCAGCTGTTGGAGGAAATGAGTGACAAGGACTGCTCGCCGACCGTTGTCACCTACACTACTTTGATCCACGGGATGTGCCGCTCTGGCTCGCTAGACGAAGCAATAGAGATGTTCGACGAAATGACTAAGAGAGGGATTAAGCCGAATGTGTTCACGTACAGTTCATTGGTCGACGGCCTCTGCAAGGGCGGACGGTCGCTAAAGGCCGTCACTTTGCTGGATCGGATGGTCTCGGAGCGATGCCAGCCGAACGCCATCACCTATTCTGCGCTGATTAATGGGCTGTGTAAAGAAGGAAGGCTTGGGGAGGCATTGGAGATCTTAGATAGGATGAGACTGCAGGGGAAAAAGCCAGATGTAGGATTGTTTGGCAAGCTCATCGATGGGTTGTGCGAGTCTGGCCGTGCCCAGGAAGCCGCAAATTACCTCGACGAGATGGTGCTCAGTGGGATCACACCGAACCGCGTCACCTGGAATCTCCATGTGAGGATTAACAACACAGTTGTGGTGGGGTTGTGCGCTGTTGGTGATTCAAGCAGGGCTTTACGGGTGCATCAGAGCATGAAGAGCAGGGGTATTTCTACTGAACCGGACACATTCCATCATCTGGTAGATTGTTACAGCAAGAAGGGAGATGTGCACAAGGCAGCACGGGTTGTCAGCGAGATGTTGCTTGAAGGTTGCGTTCCTACCAGGGAGACATGGGCTGTTGTGATTGGTGGTTACTGGGAAAGGAGAAATGTGAGGGAAGCAGCTGAGGTTTTCTTGGATGGGCTGGTGGTGGGTGTAGCTCATTGA
- the LOC135649719 gene encoding uncharacterized protein LOC135649719 isoform X2 codes for MWSAPLKRTALDGTEYNLLLLDSEGIDAYDQTGTYSTKIFSLAVLLSSLFVYNQMGGIDEAALDRLSLVTEMTKHIRVRASGGKTSASELGQFSPVFVWLLRDFYLELAEDNRKITAREYLEIALRSMQGGGRDLLAKNEIRESIRALFPDRECFTLVRPLNNENDLQRLDQIPLDRLRSEFRSGLDALVKYIFERTRPKQVGATVMTGPILAGITQSYLDAINNGAVPTISSSWQSVEEAECRKAYDAAAEIYKSSFDRSKPAEETVLREAHQDAVEKALNAFNSCAVGSGLARQNYEKLLLNFFRKTFEEYKRTAFLEADLQCSKVIQSMETKLRAACHAPDAKLSDVIQLLDRLLVNFESSAHGPGKWKKLATFLQQSLEGSISDVFRKQLNHVESERNSLKSKCRLSEDKLALFMKQLEANEKHRSEYLKRYEDAISDKEKISKDYSGRIADLQSKYSKLEECCLSLSNALELAKHESSNWKNKYNESMADQKAEKDKFKAQIAVLEARIGAAEGRLAAVREQVASSQEEASEWKRKYDVAVGDAKTALERAAVAQERTNKKVQAREDTLRTEFAEQLATKDKEIINLTAKVDQSENQANSLLLRLEAAELELKRRESESSVLKDEIQGLLENLDSVKTMAQTYERQVKILEQENNHLQEKYLSESKKFDEADRRCKDAERDAKKATELADTARAEVVAAQKEKNEAQRLAMERLAFIEKAERQVESLERERNKLIDETEALRRSEIDAIAKVASLEHRVEEREKEIEEMLSENNEQRSNTVQVLESLLATERAARAEANKRAEALSLQLQLTQGKLDSLQQELTSIRLNESALDTKMKSARGKRPRVDDNIGTESVHDMDTGEEVAKGRKRSKSTTSPFNYSQMEDGGSVFRGEQDNNQSQANQESETEDYRRFTVVKLKQELTKYGFGAQLLELRNPNKKDIIALYEKHVLGK; via the exons ATGTGGAGCGCACCATTAAAGCGTACTGCTCTTGATGGAACTGAATACAATCTTTTGCTACTGGACAGTGAAGGAATTGATGCCTATGATCAAACG GGAACATATAGTACAAAGATATTCTCTCTCGCTGTTCTATTGTCAAGCTTGTTTGTCTATAACCAG ATGGGTGGTATTGATGAAGCTGCACTTGACCGTCTATCACTTGTCACTGAAATGACTAAACATATACGAGTCAGAGCCTCTGGTGGAAAGACCTCAGCATCTGAGCTTGGACAATTTTCTCCAGTATTTGTGTGGTTATTGAGG GACTTCTATTTAGAATTAGCAGAGGATAACAGAAAGATCACTGCACGCGAGTATCTAGAAATAGCCTTGAGATCTATGCAAGGTGGAGGTAGAGATTTGTTAGCTAAGAATGAG ATTCGAGAGTCGATTCGTGCTTTATTCCCTGATAGAGAATGTTTTACTCTTGTGCGGCCACTGAACAATGAAAATGATCTCCAACGTCTTGATCAAATCCCT TTGGATAGATTAAGATCAGAATTTAGATCAGGCTTAGATGCATTAGTGAAATACATTTTCGAGCGGACCAGACCAAAACAAGTAGGTGCAACTGTAATGACAGGCCCCATTCTTGCTGGTATCACACAGTCATACTTGGATGCTATCAACAATGGTGCCGTGCCTACTATATCTTCTTCTTGGCAG AGTGTTGAAGAAGCGGAATGTCGTAAAGCTTATGATGCTGCTGCTGAGATCTATAAGTCCTCCTTTGATCGCTCAAAACCAGCAGAGGAG ACTGTCTTAAGAGAAGCACATCAAGATGCTGTTGAAAAAGCTCTCAATGCATTCAATTCTTGTGCCGTGGGGAGTGGATTAGCACGTCAGAATTATGAGAAACTTTTGCTCAATTTTTTCAGAAAGACTTTTGAG GAGTACAAAAGGACTGCTTTCTTAGAAGCGGATTTGCAATGCTCTAAAGTAATCCAAAGCATGGAAACAAAGTTACGAGCAGCTTGCCATGCTCCTGATGCCAAACTCAGTGATGTGATTCAG CTCTTGGACCGTTTGCTAGTTAACTTTGAGAGTTCTGCCCATGGTCCGGGAAAATGGAAAAAGTTGGCCACATTTCTGCAACAGAG TTTGGAGGGATCAATTTCAGACGTCTTCAGAAAGCAATTGAATCATGTTGAATCAGAAAGGAATTCTCTGAAGTCTAAATGCAGATTAAGTGAGGATAAATTGGCTTTGTTTATGAAGCAACTTGAGGCTAATGAAAAGCACAGATCTGAATATTTGAAACGCTATGAGGATGCTATCAGTGACAAGGAAAAGATCTCGAAAGATTACTCTGGTCGCATTGCTGATTTGCAGAGCAAATATAGCAAGTTAGAGGAATGCTGCTTGAGTTTATCAAATGCTTTGGAACTTGCTAAACATGAATCCTCTAATTGGAAAAATAAGTACAACgagagcatggcggatcaaaaggctGAGAAAGACAAGTTCAAAGCTCAAATTGCAGTTCTGGAAGCCAGGATAGGTGCTGCTGAAGGTAGGTTAGCTGCTGTTCGTGAACAGGTAGCATCCTCCCAGGAAGAAGCATCGGAGTGGAAGCGGAAATATGATGTAGCAGTTGGAGATGCTAAAACTGCTTTGGAGAGGGCAGCAGTAGCACAGGAACGCACTAATAAGAAGGTACAAGCCAGGGAAGATACTCTAAGAACTGAATTTGCTGAGCAACTAGCAACTAAG GACAAAGAAATTATAAACTTGACTGCAAAGGTTGACCAGTCTGAGAATCAAGCAAATAGTTTGCTTCTAAGATTGGAG GCTGCTGAGTTGGAACTGAAACGCCGGGAGTCTGAGTCTTCAGTTTTGAAAGATGAAATCCAAGGTTTACTAGAAAACTTGGATTCTGTTAAAACCATGGCCCAGACATATGAGAGACAAGTCAAAATTCTAGAACAAGAAAATAATCATCTCCAGGAGAAGTATCTTTCTGAAAGCAAGAAATTCGATGAAGCAGATAGGAGGTGCAAGGACGCAGAAAGGGATGCAAAGAAAGCAACTGAGTTGGCTGACACTGCTCGTGCAGAAGTAGTGGCAGCTCAGAAGGAGAAGAATGAAGCCCAAAGGTTGGCAATGGAAAGATTGGCATTTATTGAAAAAGCTGAGAGACAGGTTGAGAGCTTGGAAAGAGAGAGGAATAAGTTGATTGATGAAACTGAGGCGCTTCGTCGATCAGAAATCGATGCGATTGCGAAGGTTGCGTCACTTGAGCACAGAGTGGAAGAGCGAGAAAAGGAAATAGAGGAGATGTTGAGTGAGAACAACGAGCAGAGGTCCAACACAGTCCAAGTTTTGGAAAGTCTTCTGGCAACTGAACGAGCAGCTCGCGCAGAGGCCAATAAGAGGGCAGAGGCCTTGTCCCTGCAGCTACAACTAACTCAAGGCAAACTAGATTCTCTCCAACAGGAGCTTACGTCTATTCGGCTCAACGAAAGTGCACTTGATACCAAGATGAAGAGTGCTCGTGGGAAACGTCCGAGGGTGGATGACAACATAGGCACTGAGTCAGTCCATGATATGGACACTGGTGAAGAAGTTGCCAAGGGTAGAAAGCGATCCAAGAGTACCACAAGCCCGTTCAACTATTCTCAGATGGAAGATGGTGGTTCAGTTTTTAGAGGGGAACAAGATAATAATCAGAGTCAGGCAAATCAAGAATCTGAGACAGAAGATTACAGAAGGTTTACGGTTGTGAAGCTTAAACAAGAGCTTACAAAGTATGGATTCGGTGCACAATTGTTGGAGCTGAGGAATCCCAACAAAAAGGATATTATTGCATTGTACGAGAAGCATGTCCTTGGTAAGTAG